In Primulina eburnea isolate SZY01 chromosome 14, ASM2296580v1, whole genome shotgun sequence, the following proteins share a genomic window:
- the LOC140812820 gene encoding uncharacterized protein, with amino-acid sequence MPFPWKKVKSTRISRLLNDHLHNSQKRRDGSSLVVQTGFPTSLIDLFIKNREKLKNYSKKKRETSLSVPSQNDPVIASGSPTLFPSPPQSPSRSNSQVIAGLPLNCSSPLRRSASLLHLPLGVNEIDVGDRDGGGAESKCGVERVVNANGVILVAVKIFLVAVLALWAKKLTVGITMSALFLCFLECAGKHLRELCKPCSKARGWLISVVQKVPKFRYKDLWKVRQKEFDPSLNGCDSMHQTQMIEIDHYPIILIDEIQSEKEIMEDSFSIGRSRNQKTESNEVVIGKEKRLFGVAKLRRKLRKDKIESKMKLIVPNKFWSLRKDHNFRRLKIVQEDKVTVCGEQGMDECEDEWESETSTRLSSTSNGIFKEDVMNSIYAVGGLPEIDEEVAKNNEAGSKETKSGMSWSNFVPCLTVLIGLIGGRPVALLLTLSWFIVLKFGKTLPGY; translated from the coding sequence ATGCCATTCCCATGGAAGAAGGTGAAGAGCACCAGAATTTCTCGATTGCTGAACGATCATCTGCACAACTCTCAGAAGCGGCGCGATGGCTCTTCGCTTGTGGTACAAACGGGCTTTCCGACTTCCCTAATCGATCTATTCATCAAGAATCgagaaaaattgaaaaattattcCAAGAAAAAGCGTGAAACTTCCTTATCTGTACCGTCCCAGAATGATCCGGTGATCGCGTCAGGATCGCCTACTCTTTTCCCATCTCCTCCGCAGTCGCCCTCTCGTAGTAATTCACAGGTAATCGCGGGACTGCCTTTAAATTGTTCTTCTCCCTTGCGAAGAAGCGCCTCGCTTTTGCACTTACCTTTGGGTGTGAATGAAATTGACGTTGGAGATCGTGATGGCGGTGGAGCTGAGAGCAAGTGTGGTGTTGAAAGGGTTGTGAATGCAAATGGAGTTATCTTGGTGGCAGTAAAGATATTTTTGGTGGCTGTTTTGGCGTTATGGGCAAAGAAACTGACAGTAGGAATTACCATGTCTGCCTTATTCTTGTGTTTCCTGGAGTGTGCTGGGAAACATCTGCGTGAATTGTGCAAGCCATGTTCAAAGGCTAGAGGGTGGTTAATATCGGTGGTGCAAAAGGTTCCGAAATTCAGATACAAGGATTTGTGGAAGGTGCGGCAAAAGGAATTTGATCCTTCTCTGAATGGTTGTGACTCCATGCATCAGACTCAAATGATCGAAATTGATCATTATCCGATTATTCTTATTGATGAAATACAATCAGAGAAGGAAATAATGGAGGATTCCTTTTCTATAGGGAGATCTAGGAATCAGAAAACTGAGTCAAATGAGGTGGTGATTGGGAAAGAAAAGCGTCTCTTTGGAGTGGCAAAACTGAGGAGAAAATTACGGAAAGATAAAATAGAATCAAAGATGAAGTTAATTGTACCAAATAAATTTTGGAGTTTAAGAAAAGATCACAACTTTAGAAGGCTAAAAATCGTTCAAGAGGATAAAGTTACCGTCTGTGGAGAACAAGGAATGGATGAATGCGAGGATGAATGGGAATCAGAGACTAGTACCAGATTATCATCTACTTCAAACGGAATATTCAAAGAAGATGTCATGAATTCAATATATGCAGTTGGTGGTTTGCCTGAGATTGATGAGGAAGTAGCCAAAAACAATGAAGCGGGGAGCAAAGAAACAAAATCTGGAATGAGTTGGAGTAACTTCGTGCCCTGTTTAACTGTTCTTATTGGACTCATTGGAGGTCGGCCAGTTGCTCTCTTGCTTACCTTATCATGGTTTATTGTGTTGAAATTTGGCAAAACACTTCCTGGGTACTGA
- the LOC140811375 gene encoding uncharacterized protein: MLELKQKMKVLEGQLENRGTSRASVKGRPFAEAIIREPLPGNFKSAKVRAYDGNEDPEEHLARFENMAMLHCYTDRIKCKVFLTTLVDSAQRWFDGLAPLSIKSFEDFRKAFLHHFSSSKKYIKTAFSLFEVRQGPEESLRMYIKRFNKVALDVPTCSAETKTTAFTQGLKESEFFKSLTKKVPEDFEVLLSRAEKYINMEEAQKQKREAIRKEIGDRAPKPEERGPRRGNPWHFSPHVPLKIIREREVQECSRDPVPSHQLSQPGKSGFCTRHGVCQHSTENCKALKRSYVPPTNQGHDQYTKRSRGPPWTPRPQVSHARVDSRNNPGNHMGRRREPEPEKRSPSSPVAGLIKMISGGSTDGDSNRARKSRSRRECLEVEGSRKSEATISFGSEDLRGVNLPHNDALVIQARVANYDILRVFVDSGSSVNVIFKDAFEQMDLQGYHLETVETALFGFAGHVVYPEGEIILPLTLGSHDLKRIVMTSFTMVDSLSSYNIILGRPAMNELRAVASTYHQKIKFPVGARVGEVRGDQPSSRKCYVEAVRADQNRSKKEGKRTKIGETGGRIVEEGEIHFVAEEEQEAVEIGPGQQIRVARDLSTTTRVSLIKCLKTNIHVFAWSQQELTGISPFLSEHHLNILPGSHPVKQKKRHFGPEKDKVIAEQVKELLKAGHIREIQFPTWLSNVVLVPKSTGKWRMCVDFRDLNKACPKDHYPLPRIDQLVDSTSGYELLSFMDAYQGYHQIPLAKKDQDKASFVTSGGTFCYIVMPFGLKNAGATYQRLMDKVFEKQLGRNVEVYVDDILSKTREVTTFIDDLQETFATLMQHGIKLNPTKCIFGVKSGKFLGFMVTDRGIEVNPEKVKSVLCMPSPQSVKEVQKLTGRIASLSRFISRSAHRSYPFFQVLRKAKHFGWDDKCEQAFQDLKAHLAELPVLVKPEPGERLFLYLSSTEHAVYSVLIKEEGSDQKPVYYVSHALRGPELRYTELEKIALALIVTARKLRPYFLSHQIVVLTNSPLGRIMTHAEVSGRMIKWTVELGEYDIEYKPRVAIKAQALSDFLSEMIQPSREEVWRVFVDGASSLAGCGVGVVMISPPGEKIKLAIRIDSRVTNNEAEYEAVLAGIRAAQEVGASRIIIYSDSQLVTQQIKGVYEAKDDRMLKYLQLIRARAEGFSDWSIEQIPREENDEADILAKMAASLSEVSTREVLHVSRLIPSMDEEGTPDPKDSWMTPLIRFIEKGALPEDRGQAQKIKRQAPRFVLLNAILYKRSFQGPLLKCLPKKEVDYVLREIRGLDIFFQTKL, encoded by the coding sequence ATGCTGGAGTTaaaacagaaaatgaaagtCTTGGAAGGACAGCTGGAAAATCGTGGAACTTCTCGAGCGTCTGTCAAAGGACGCCCGTTTGCTGAGGCTATCATCCGGGAACCTCTTCCTGGAAACTTTAAATCTGCTAAAGTAAGGGCGTATGATGGAAACGAGGACCCGGAAGAACACTTGGCCAGGTTCGAAAATATGGCTATGCTGCACTGTTACACTGATAGGATCAAGTGTAAAGTGTTTTTAACCACGCTGGTGGACTCAGCTCAGAGATGGTTTGATGGATTGGCTCCGTTGAGTATTAAATCATTTGAGGATTTTCGGAAAGCCTTCTTACACCATTTCAGCAGCAGTAAGAAGTATATTAAAACTGCTTTCAGTTTGTTCGAAGTGAGACAGGGACCGGAGGAAAGTTTGAGGATGTATATCAAGAGGTTTAACAAAGTGGCTTTGGATGTGCCAACTTGTTCTGCGGAAACAAAAACTACTGCCTTCACTCAAGGCCTCAAAGAGAGTGAGTTTTTCAAGTCATTAACGAAAAAAGTGCCTGAAGATTTTGAGGTTTTGCTGTCTCGGGCAGAGAAGTATATCAATATGGAAGAAGCCCAGAAACAAAAAAGGGAAGCCATCAGGAAGGAAATAGGGGACCGGGCACCTAAGCCCGAGGAGAGGGGACCACGGCGGGGTAATCCATGGCACTTTTCCCCGCATGTGCCTTTGAAAATTATCCGTGAAAGAGAAGTGCAGGAATGCAGTAGGGATCCGGTTCCCAGTCATCAGCTGTCCCAACCCGGGAAAAGTGGATTTTGCACCAGGCATGGTGTGTGTCAGCATAGCACCGAGAATTGTAAAGCTTTGAAAAGAAGTTATGTCCCGCCCACCAATCAGGGGCACGACCAGTACACCAAAAGGTCGAGAGGTCCACCTTGGACCCCCCGGCCGCAAGTATCTCATGCTCGAGTAGACTCAAGAAACAACCCGGGAAACCATATGGGTAGGAGGAGGGAGCCAGAACCTGAGAAGAGGAGCCCTTCGTCCCCTGTTGCTGGATTGATTAAAATGATATCCGGAGGCTCTACTGATGGAGACTCCAATCGAGCGAGGAAGTCAAGGAGTAGGAGAGAGTGTTTGGAGGTGGAAGGATCGAGGAAGAGTGAGGCAACCATCAGTTTCGGCTCGGAGGACCTAAGAGGGGTGAATCTACCCCACAACGATGCCTTGGTGATCCAAGCCCGAGTGGCGAATTATGACATTCTGCGGGTCTTCGTGGACTCAGGCAGTTCTGTGAATGTAATTTTCAAAGATGCTTTTGAGCAGATGGATTTACAGGGCTATCACCTTGAAACAGTGGAAACTGCTCTTTTTGGCTTCGCCGGGCACGTGGTTTATCCGGAAGGGGAGATTATTTTACCTCTGACCCTGGGCTCTCACGATCTCAAGAGAATAGTGATGACTTCCTTCACTATGGTGGACTCCCTCTCATCGTATAACATCATCCTTGGGAGGCCGGCCATGAATGAGTTAAGGGCTGTAGCGTCTACCTACcaccagaaaataaaatttcctgTGGGAGCAAGGGTAGGAGAAGTCCGGGGAGATCAACCCTCTTCTAGAAAGTGTTATGTGGAAGCGGTCCGAGCGGATCAGAACAGATCTAAGAAGGAGGGGAAGAGGACTAAGATAGGTGAGACAGGAGGGAGGATAGTGGAGGAAGGGGAGATACACTTTGTGGccgaggaagagcaggaggcggTGGAAATTGGGCCAGGACAGCAGATCCGGGTGGCTCGGGATCTCAGCACGACCACCCGGGTaagtttaattaaatgtttaaaaactaacattCATGTGTTTGCCTGGTCCCAGCAGGAGCTTACGGGGATTTCCCCCTTTTTATCGGAGCATCATTTAAACATCCTCCCGGGGTCTCACCCCGTGAAGCAGAAAAAGAGGCACTTTGGTCCTGAAAAGGACAAAGTCATAGCAGAACAAGTCAAGGAGCTCCTGAAGGCGGGGCATATTCGGGAAATTCAATTCCCTACTTGGCTTTCCAATGTGGTTTTAGTACCTAAATCCACTGGCAAATGGCGCATGTGCGTAGACTTCCGCGATCTAAACAAAGCGTGCCCCAAAGATCATTATCCGCTGCCCCGGATTGACCAGCTGGTAGATTCCACCTCGGGCTATGAGCTGTTGAGCTTTATGGATGCATACCAGGGGTATCATCAGATTCCCTTGGCCAAAAAAGATCAAGATAAAGCTAGCTTCGTCACctcgggaggtacattttgttataTTGTAATGCCTTTCGGGTTGAAGAATGCAGGGGCCACTTATCAGCGTCTTATGGACAAAGTGTTCGAGAAACAGCTGGGGCGGAACGTGGAggtctatgtggatgatatctTAAGCAAGACCCGGGAGGTCACCACTTTTATTGATGATCTACAGGAAACTTTTGCCACCCTCATGCAACATGGGATCAAGCTTAACCCGACCAAATGTATTTTTGGCGTAAAGAGTGGCAAATTTCTGGGATTCATGGTAACAGATCGGGGAATTGAGGTAAACCCAGAGAAGGTAAAGTCTGTCTTGTGTATGCCCTCTCCCCAGTCTGTAAAAGAGGTGCAAAAGTTGACGGGAAGGATTGCTTCCCTTTCTCGATTTATATCCCGATCAGCACACAgaagttatcctttctttcaagtCTTGAGAAAGGCCAAGCACTTCGGATGGGACGATAAATGTGAACAAGCCTTCCAGGACTTGAAAGCCCATCTTGCAGAGCTCCCGGTGTTAGTAAAGCCCGAGCCCGGGGAGCGATTATTCCTGTATTTATCCTCTACAGAGCATGCTGTCTATTCAGTGTTAATCAAAGAAGAAGGCTCTGATCAGAAGCCTGTCTATTATGTCAGCCACGCTCTAAGAGGGCCCGAGCTCCGATATACAGAGTTGGAGAAGATTGCATTGGCTTTGATCGTGACCGCTCGGAAGCTAAGACCTTACTTCTTATCGCATCAAATAGTGGTTCTTACCAACAGCCCTCTTGGTAGAATCATGACCCATGCTGAGGTATCCGGACGAATGATTAAGTGGACGGTGGAATTGGGGGAGTACGATATCGAATACAAACCACGAGTGGCTATCAAGGCACAAGCTTTATCAGACTTTTTATCTGAGATGATCCAGCCTAGTAGAGAAGAAGTGTGGAGAGTTTTTGTAGATGGGGCGTCTAGCCTTGCGGGGTGCGGAGTAGGAGTCGTGATGATATCTCCCCCGGGAGAAAAAATCAAATTGGCAATAAGGATTGACTCCCGAGTAACTAATAATGAGGCCGAGTATGAGGCTGTGCTAGCTGGAATACGAGCTGCTCAAGAAGTCGGGGCTTCCCGGATAATTATATATTCTGATTCACAACTCGTAACACAGCAGATAAAGGGTGTGTATGAAGCTAAAGATGATAGGATGCTGAAATATCTACAACTTATTAGAGCTCGAGCAGAAGGCTTTTCGGATTGGAGTATCGAACAAATCCCCCGAGAGGAAAACGACGAGGCAGATATTCTAGCAAAAATGGCAGCATCCCTAAGTGAAGTAAGCACTCGGGAGGTATTGCATGTCTCCCGCTTGATCCCCTCGATGGACGAAGAAGGAACACCCGATCCAAAGGACTCCTGGATGACGCCCTTAATCAGATTTATTGAGAAGGGTGCACTACCCGAGGACAGAGGTCAAGCTCAGAAGATCAAGAGACAAGCTCCCAGGTTTGTGCTCTTAAATGCAATCTTGTATAAAAGATCATTCCAGGGGCCTCTTTTAAAATGCTTGCCTAAAAAGGAGGTAGATTATGTACTCCGGGAAATTCGAGGCCTCGACATTTTCTTCCAAACAAAGCTCTAA
- the LOC140812999 gene encoding dihydroceramide fatty acyl 2-hydroxylase FAH1-like — protein sequence MVAQGFTVDLDKPLVFQVGHLGEAYQDWVHQPIVGKEPRFFENDVLEFLTKNDWWVIPLIWLPVVGWSLSIAVSNGNSIPQLLLMVAFGIFAWTLLEYTLHRFLFHIKTTSYWGNTLHYLLHGCHHKHPMDGLRLVFPPAATAVLLVPFWHLIKLLSTPSTAPAFFSGGLLGYVMYDVTHYYLHHGQPTSKVSKALKKYHLNHHFRIQNKGFGITSSLWDKIFGTLPSSKQAQKSS from the exons ATGGTTGCACAGGGATTTACCGTGGACTTAGATAAGCCCCTTGTCTTCCAG GTTGGGCATCTTGGAGAGGCTTATCAGGACTGGGTTCATCAGCCAATTGTGGGAAAGGAACCCCGATTTTTTGAAAATGATGTTTTGGAG TTTCTGACAAAGAATGATTGGTGGGTAATTCCCCTTATTTGGCTCCCAGTGGTCGGATGGTCCCTCTCGATCGCTGTTAGTAATGGAAATTCAATCCCTCAGTTGTTACTGATGGTAGCATTTGGCATTTTTGCCTGGACATTGCTAGAATATACTCTGCATCGCTTCCTTTTCCACATTAAGACAACGAGTTATTG GGGCAACACACTTCATTATCTACTTCATGGTTGTCATCATAAGCACCCAATGGACGGTTTACGACTTGTTTTCCCTCCCGCTGCAACTGCTGTTCTCTTGGTACCG TTTTGGCACTTGATAAAACTCTTGTCTACTCCTTCCACTGCTCCTGCGTTTTTTAGTGGTGGTCTTCTTGGCTATGTGATGTATGATGTAACTCATTACTACTTGCACCATGGCCAGCCAACCAGTAAAGTATCAAAGGCTCTCAAG AAATATCATCTAAATCATCATTTCCGCATCCAGAATAAAGGTTTTGGCATAACTTCCTCGCTCTGGGACAAGATCTTCGGAACCCTACCTTCATCAAAACAAGCTCAAAAGAGTAGTTAA